In Taeniopygia guttata chromosome Z, bTaeGut7.mat, whole genome shotgun sequence, one genomic interval encodes:
- the MBLAC2 gene encoding acyl-coenzyme A thioesterase MBLAC2 produces the protein MAALEWFAHKPLGGGIFWIQERFYESGNRANIWLVRGSQRDVVIDAGLGLRSLPAYLRDAGLLAPAEGAGPRPLLAVATHVHFDHSGGLQHFEEVAVHSAEAAALLQGDNYEAVTWLSEREVARPPRPGWSARQFRVPPVRACRMLHEGDVIDLGDRQLTVMHMPGHSRGSICLHDKDRKILFSGDVVYDGSMIDWLPYSSVSDYIASCQRLMELVDRGLVEKVLPGHFNIFGAERLYWLASNYISQAGICHKISTCAMRSIASIALHIANSRITSQ, from the exons ATGGCGGCGCTGGAGTGGTTCGCGCACAAGCCCCTGGGCGGCGGTATCTTTTGGATCCAGGAACGCTTCTACGAGTCGGGCAACCGGGCCAACATCTGGCTGGTGCGGGGCTCGCAGCGAGACGTGGTGATCGacgcggggctggggctgcgcaGCCTGCCTGCCTACCTGCGTGACGCCGGGCTGCTGGCGCCGGCTGAGGGCGCCGGGCCGCGGCCGCTGCTGGCCGTGGCCACCCACGTCCACTTCGACCACTCGGGCGGGCTGCAGCACTTCGAGGAGGTGGCGGTGCACAGCGCCGAGGCGGCGGCGCTGCTCCAAGGCGACAACTACGAGGCCGTGACGTGGCTGTCGGAGCGGGAGGTGGCGCGGCCGCCGCGGCCCGGCTGGAGCGCCCGGCAGTTCCGCGTCCCGCCCGTCCGGGCCTGCCGCATGCTGCACGAGG GGGATGTGATCGACCTCGGAGATCGACAGCTCACTGTCATGCACATGCCTGGTCATTCACGAGGCAGTATTTGCTTACATGACAAGGACCGGAAGATTCTGTTCAGTGGAGATGTGGTGTATGATGGATCTATGATCGATTGGCTTCCTTACAGCAGTGTCAGCGACTACATTGCAAGCTGCCAGCGCCTGATGGAGTTAGTAGATAGAGGTCTTGTGGAGAAGGTACTACCTGGGCACTTTAACATATTTGGAGCAGAAAGGCTGTATTGGTTAGCTTCCAACTACATTTCCCAAGCTGGAATTTGTCACAAGATTTCTACCTGTGCTATGAGATCCATTGCAAGCATAGCACTTCATATTGCAAATTCAAGAATCACTTCTCAATGA